ATTAGTTTATTTAGCAAAATATTTGTGAAGTAACATACATATGATAATTATTATCAAACAGAATTATGCAAAATAAATTGTCCGTTTCTTGAAGTTTACTATTATGGTTTGTTATTTTACATTCTCAATGtataaaatcaataaaaaaatatccttttcaaaaataaatatgttAACAAGTGTGATGGGACATGCGAGTATGGCAATTGATGAAAAAATATATGGCCTATACAGAGTtctaaaatcacaaaattctTCTGGCACTCTTCCGCCGCAGCTTGCAAGGTTGCCTTACCTACAAGAAATGTTAGTTCCACACTCACATTTTCTGTTTCTCTTTCAAATTCTATCACTATCTTGGTTCTCACTTACTTAGTTTTCACTGGTTGTTATAGTGATCTCACCTTCAACTACCTTAACGGCACAATTCCAAAGCAATGGAGTTCCTTGAATCTTGTCAACATgtaatttctctctctctctctctctctctctctctctttttctccttTAATTTGGTCTCTCATATTTTTCTTCGTTATATGAGGAAGATGAAAATGTCTTAGATGCACCAAGTTGAAGTTGGTGCATTGTGCACTAAGCTATTGAATAGTGTGAGTGATTTTGCGTTAGGGTGCAGGATGCAGATTTATACCATTGGATTACCTTGATGCATGATCTACCAAGTTCAATCCCATGCATCGTAGCATGGTCTGTGTAGAACATATGATTATAGCTATTTTTAGTGTGAAATGTTTCACTCTCTTAGCCCCTCAGATTCGATTATACTAATTTCATTCAGTGCTTGACATTTCAATCATGGTTCATGTTTCATGATAATGTCTACTATTAGTTAGCTTATGATCTAAACTTTGTCAAATATAGAAATGAGTTAGTACAATTTTGTAGGACACTAAGAGGGTGTAAATCTAATAATTTCTtcatttcatcattttcatgTGCATGTTGTTTTAGTTTGAAGTTGTTAATTGTCTTTTGCTTTTCTTATGAAACATGattctaatattaaattttaatgttCCCTTTCGCCAGTTCTCTTTATGGAAATCGTGTAACAGGTTCAATCCCAAAGGAACTAGGAAATATAACCACTCTCAAACGTTTGTAAGTTTCTGGTTTTCCAACATAGCATTTCTGTTCCAGTGGAAATTGTTGGGAGCAAATTAAAGTTTATTGAAACATTGTAAGCCCTTTATAATTGTTACTAttattatttcagaaaatcaaTGTGTtaccattttattattattttactgaTTGGTTTCTACTTCTAAAGTTTTAAATATATGGTTTGTTCTTTGACTGATTGGTTTTTGACTTCTTACTTCTAATAATTTTACTGAAGAGTTGCCTGCATCATTTGCTAACCTCACTACACTGAAGAACATGTGAGCttccttatttttttcttctgcCTATTTTGTTTCCCTAGGCTATATGTTATTCTAGTATCTAGTATCTAGTTTTAAGTTTTGTTTCTTGCTAACCATCTTGTAATGCAGTCGACTAGGTGACAATCAATTCTCTGGATCAATACCCAATTTTATTCAGAACTGGAAAAGTGTTGAGACAGTGTGAGAAATTTTTCCCTTTTGCTTTGTGATCGTCAACTTCTTTTCTATTGTTTTATTCATTATTGTCAACTTTTCATCCTCCTCCATGCATAAGCTACACAATTTTCATCTTATAATTGCAATGCGCCTCCTATTCTAACGTCCGAATAATCTGCAACATCAACAACCTCATTTCCTTATCACCAGAGGATATAATTAAAATCACAGTGAAAACATAGTATGTTCAAATAATTACTGCAACAAACTACTTTAGTTGAGTAAGAAGTAAAAGTGTAAAACTAAAAATTTACTGTAGTTGTATAATAGAAGTTTACAAATATTGAATTAGAGAATATCTCCACAAAACTGGCACGAAAACTTCCTCAAATAATCACTACTATACAATTTGGGAAGCACAAAAGAATATAACTTTCATTTTGTAATATAATAAATCTCTTGTATGTCTTCATATTACTgggaaaaaaatattttgtttcaaACATTCCTCCACCCCAACAAACCCCTTTTTTTTCTtgtgaataataaaaatatttaactaTAGAACTAATAATGGTAATTTGCTGCATACTCCATGCAAGAATCAGTTAAATcaacacaaaaacaaaaacatGTAAAATGAAATTTTCCAATTAGATATAGATACCATTAAAGAATAAAAACTAAGGCACACCATCTCAAAACAATCAATAGAACATATGAAAAGAACAATGACAACAGAAATATATAGATAAAGGAACATCACTATATCTCTCAGGAAAGCCCAACTCCAATTAGATATATTTTCATACTATTTGAATTCTATtggtatgtttttattttgttgaatTAATCTAGTTTTATTcaagtaatttaaaatttttaatataggCAGATANNNNNNNNNNNNNNNNNNNNNNNNNNNNNNNNNNNNNNNNNNNNNNNNNNNNNNNNNNNNNNNNNNNNNNNNNNNNNNNNNNNNNNNNNATTATTTTAGTCCATATCATATTTTTTTCTACTCCATAAAGTTATTAGCATCATATCATATGGATAACACAATATTTAGACTAAATCGAAACATAATACTCTAAACTCTATAATCATAAACACTTATTGAACCTCCCAAATTATAGAATTTATAGTGATTCTGGACAAAATTCTAAGTAGTGATAACATATTTATTAAAAGGGAGGAGTTTAGAGTAGTTTTAATCATGTGAAATTAACAGTTAAGAACTGTTAAATCATGATTTAATCAAACTTATCAAATTTTTTAACGATTTTTAAGTTATAGCTTTACATAGAAACAACAATAcgtgtatttttatctttttttaaaactaGCCAACTAGTTAATCTcgaaattgaaatttaattttctaaacaTAAGTGAAATTACTaggatttttttcaaaaattggttGAGATAAACAAAATATGATAGGccattgttgtcaaactctcgagttaactcgtaaactcgtacgagtttacaaGTTTAGATATGGAATCGAGTTGGCTCGGGCATAGACTCTATCCTGAGTAAACTCGGATAGACTCAGCTAGACTCGGTCAAACTTTGTACCAGAGCCACCATTTCACAGGATCATTCGAAGCTGGACTCCAtcacaattgcagaagcaataaagccattGGTTGAGGCTGACCCCTCCTTAAAGGTAAAATCGGTTATAGCAGAAGTGCAATCAAAGTTCAACTACACCGTTAGTTATcggaaagcatggttggctaagcaaagggcagtagaaaaaatatttggaggttgggAGGCATCGTACGAAGCGTTGcctatatggtttgaggccatgtgtcataCAGAGCCATCAGCTGTTGTCcattttgagactatgcctgCATATCAAGGTGATGACTTGGTCGGTGATATTCGGGTACTGCATAGAGTATTTTGGAGTTATTACCCCTGCATCAGGGCATTCAGACATTGTAAGCCAGTTGTCCAGGTGGACGGGACTTACTTGTACGGAAAGTATAAGGGTTGTCTACTAGTCGCAGTTTCACAGGATGGCAACAACAATATCGTCCCAATTGCGTTTGCTATTGTCgagggagagacttctgatgcatGGCACTTTTTTCTTAGTAACTTGCGTCAACATGTTGTCACTCGGGATGGTGTGGGACTAATATCCGACCGACACGAATCCATCAATGCAGCTGTGGAACGGAGTAACGGAGCTTGGTCACCTCCTAGAGCTTTTCATATGTTCTGCATCAGGCATATAGAGTCGAATTTTCTGCAAAAATTCAAGGCACCGTACCTCCAAAAATTGGTCGTCAACATAGGTAACCATTTACTAAATTTAAGTAACTTATTAACAGAAATAACCTTCAATATTTGTTTCGACATCtataattattcttttttttttgttgctatCCTCTAGGATATTCGAGGACGGTGTGGGAGTATGAAGTGCGTTACCAGCGATTATGGGAACGGGGGGAAGCGTATACAAACTGGTTAAACCGAATTCCTCATGAACAGTACGCATTGGCGTTTGATAGTGGATACCGATGGGGTCACATGACAACGAATCTAGTGAAATGCATCAATTCAGTGttgaagggtgcacgcaatctTCCCATTACTGCTCTTGTCAAGGCAACATTCTACAGGCTGAACGAGCTTTTCACCAAAAAAAAAGAGCGGAGGTAGAAGCGCGGATTAATGCTGGCCATGTGTTCTCCGAAGTCGTGACCTCGAAGTTGCATGCAAACCAACTTGCATCAGAAAACATTCAGGTCAGTTGCTTTGACCGGCAGAATGAGGTCTTCGAGGTGCGTGAGATGCCAAGTGGACTGGAGTTTGCAGTCGATCTACGTGGCCTTCGATGTGACTGTGGTGAGTTCCAGGTGGACCGGATCCCCTACAGACATGTGTTCGCATGTTGCGCCAACCAGCGACTGGATTGGAAACTGTATGTGCATGATGTGTATAAGATGGACTAAGTTCGGCGGGTGTACCGAGCAAGATTTAGGCCACTAGTTAACCCGACGACATGGCCTGCGTACAACAGTCCTCGCTTCGTACCGAATCCGTATCTGAGACGTGTCTCGAAAGGGCGCCCCAGGATGACgcgcttcttgaatgagatggacacgcGAATGTTACGTCGTCCTAGGCGATGTACGCTATGTGGAGCTGAGGGACACAGTCGTAGT
The DNA window shown above is from Arachis ipaensis cultivar K30076 chromosome B08, Araip1.1, whole genome shotgun sequence and carries:
- the LOC107610903 gene encoding uncharacterized protein LOC107610903, with protein sequence MCHTEPSAVVHFETMPAYQGDDLVGDIRVLHRVFWSYYPCIRAFRHCKPVVQVDGTYLYGKYKGCLLVAVSQDGNNNIVPIAFAIVEGETSDAWHFFLSNLRQHVVTRDGVGLISDRHESINAAVERSNGAWSPPRAFHMFCIRHIESNFLQKFKAPYLQKLVVNIGYSRTVWEYEVRYQRLWERGEAYTNWLNRIPHEQYALAFDSGYRWGHMTTNLVKCINSVLKGARNLPITALVKLHANQLASENIQVSCFDRQNEVFEVREMPSGLEFAVDLRGLRCDCVRRVYRARFRPLVNPTTWPAYNSPRFVPNPYLRRVSKGRPRMTRFLNEMDTRMLRRPRRCTLCGAEGHSRSRCRQSAGTNADRDAQ